Proteins from a single region of Stappia sp. ES.058:
- a CDS encoding DUF2267 domain-containing protein: MEELVGRIAQAAGIGEDVARQAVSIILNFLNREGPSDQVQQILGALPGAEDMIQTEGGGRGFLGGLGGMLGGGMGAMAALNELTSAGLDMNQVQSVTRELMDAAREQVGPEAVDEVVNSIPGLNQVL, from the coding sequence ATGGAAGAGCTTGTCGGCCGGATTGCCCAGGCTGCGGGGATCGGCGAGGATGTCGCCCGCCAGGCGGTCTCGATCATCCTCAATTTTCTCAATCGGGAGGGGCCGTCGGACCAGGTTCAGCAGATCCTTGGCGCCTTGCCGGGCGCGGAGGACATGATCCAGACCGAGGGCGGGGGGCGTGGCTTCCTCGGCGGGCTTGGCGGGATGCTGGGCGGCGGCATGGGCGCGATGGCCGCGCTCAACGAACTCACGAGCGCCGGCCTCGACATGAACCAGGTTCAGAGCGTCACGCGCGAGTTGATGGACGCCGCGCGCGAGCAGGTGGGGCCGGAGGCCGTCGACGAAGTGGTCAATTCCATTCCCGGGCTCAATCAGGTTCTGTGA
- a CDS encoding DUF2892 domain-containing protein has translation MAIVTTNVGSADRIARIVVGLALIAFALFAPADISWKWVGWIGVVPLATAFLKWCPAYTLLGIRTCKAE, from the coding sequence ATGGCCATTGTTACCACCAACGTCGGCAGTGCCGATCGGATCGCGCGCATCGTCGTCGGGCTTGCGCTGATTGCGTTCGCCCTGTTCGCGCCCGCCGATATCTCCTGGAAATGGGTTGGGTGGATCGGCGTCGTGCCGCTTGCGACGGCGTTCCTGAAATGGTGCCCGGCCTACACGCTTCTGGGCATTCGCACCTGCAAGGCCGAGTGA
- the clpS gene encoding ATP-dependent Clp protease adapter ClpS, whose amino-acid sequence MSDNDTNLKQATTTRVERPRLYKVLLVNDDFTPREFVVAVLCAEFRMTEDEAVKVMMTAHQQGVCVVAVFPRDVAETKATRATDAAKANGFPLMFATEPEA is encoded by the coding sequence ATGAGCGACAATGACACCAATCTGAAACAGGCCACGACAACCAGGGTCGAGCGTCCGCGCCTCTACAAGGTGCTGCTGGTCAACGACGATTTCACGCCGCGCGAGTTCGTCGTCGCGGTGCTGTGCGCCGAATTCCGCATGACGGAGGACGAGGCCGTCAAGGTGATGATGACGGCGCATCAGCAGGGCGTGTGCGTCGTTGCCGTGTTCCCGCGCGACGTCGCCGAGACCAAGGCCACCCGCGCCACCGACGCCGCCAAGGCCAACGGCTTCCCGCTGATGTTCGCGACCGAACCGGAGGCGTGA
- a CDS encoding GNAT family N-acetyltransferase, translated as MVGFFGTDSQKSLQGLAETSAAEIAATPGLFQAGRSMGCDDPDVLGWERIEAILERDGVCGFRLITTDQTERLRAQLQKRGFRLDTWNVFLADSETALTACLPIVETGLPPDLAELDAPLTPEGEATGRIQAMMAAAGIVPFSGSMLSGDIGPAVTVALADASGGIAASAHAYLPHNVASRHRKHAWGGLVAVDESHRGRGLGRLINALMVTRAFRDLGASHVYELVSASNDVSRRMVESCGLRHAPELVCGFALLSEAGRFTR; from the coding sequence GTGGTCGGATTCTTTGGAACGGACAGTCAAAAAAGCCTGCAGGGGCTTGCCGAGACCAGCGCCGCCGAGATTGCGGCGACACCCGGTCTTTTCCAGGCTGGGCGAAGCATGGGATGTGACGATCCGGACGTGCTCGGCTGGGAGCGGATCGAGGCAATTCTCGAGCGCGACGGCGTTTGCGGCTTTCGTCTCATCACGACCGACCAGACGGAGCGCTTGCGCGCGCAATTGCAAAAGCGCGGATTTCGACTGGATACCTGGAATGTTTTTCTGGCCGACAGCGAAACCGCGCTGACGGCCTGCCTCCCGATTGTCGAAACCGGGCTGCCACCCGATCTGGCGGAACTCGATGCGCCGCTGACACCGGAGGGCGAGGCGACAGGGCGCATTCAGGCGATGATGGCAGCGGCCGGTATCGTTCCCTTTTCCGGCTCGATGCTGAGTGGTGACATCGGTCCGGCGGTCACGGTTGCGCTTGCCGATGCGTCAGGCGGCATTGCCGCGAGCGCCCACGCCTATCTTCCCCACAACGTCGCGAGCCGACACCGAAAACATGCCTGGGGCGGTCTCGTCGCGGTCGACGAGTCGCATCGGGGCAGGGGCCTCGGCCGCCTGATCAATGCTCTGATGGTTACGCGGGCATTTCGCGACCTTGGCGCGAGCCATGTCTATGAGCTCGTCTCCGCATCCAACGACGTGTCCCGGCGCATGGTCGAGTCTTGCGGCCTGCGTCATGCGCCGGAGCTCGTTTGCGGGTTTGCGCTCCTGAGCGAGGCCGGGCGCTTTACCCGCTGA
- a CDS encoding RES family NAD+ phosphorylase, with the protein MLLWRLSSYEDLSGRGGLIASGRWHNRGRAVVYCAESHELARIEVEQGLGLPVFLWPDTYRLLRVCVPATTKIERLEPDDLPEDWRDNVLATRRIGDAWLRATSAALLRVPSARAEGFNYLVNPAHRQSDFLEIERSFTLDEICAGEVE; encoded by the coding sequence ATGTTGCTGTGGCGGCTTTCCAGCTATGAGGATCTGAGCGGCCGCGGCGGGCTTATTGCATCCGGACGCTGGCACAACCGCGGCCGTGCGGTCGTGTACTGCGCGGAGAGCCACGAACTCGCCCGCATCGAGGTCGAGCAAGGGCTCGGTCTGCCTGTCTTCCTGTGGCCCGACACGTATCGTCTGTTGCGCGTTTGCGTTCCGGCAACCACGAAGATCGAACGCCTTGAACCGGACGACTTGCCAGAAGATTGGCGCGACAACGTTCTCGCCACACGACGTATCGGTGACGCGTGGTTGCGGGCAACCTCCGCAGCACTCTTGCGCGTGCCCTCCGCGCGGGCGGAGGGCTTCAACTATCTCGTTAACCCCGCACACCGGCAGTCCGACTTTCTGGAGATCGAGCGCAGCTTCACGCTCGACGAAATATGCGCGGGCGAGGTGGAGTAG
- a CDS encoding DUF4332 domain-containing protein yields the protein MSYSIDEIEGIGPAYAKKLQAVGIRTTEAYLERAKDPKGRKALAEETDIEASRILKWANMADLMRISGVGEEYSELLEAAGVDTVKELKHRNAANLAARMKEVNEEKKLVRQVPGEASVEKWVEQAKALPPMMTY from the coding sequence ATGTCGTATTCCATTGACGAGATCGAGGGTATCGGGCCGGCCTATGCCAAGAAGCTTCAGGCGGTCGGCATTCGCACGACCGAGGCCTATCTGGAGCGCGCCAAGGACCCCAAGGGGCGCAAGGCGCTTGCCGAGGAGACCGACATCGAGGCGTCGCGCATCCTGAAATGGGCCAACATGGCCGACCTGATGCGCATCAGCGGCGTCGGCGAGGAGTACTCCGAGCTTCTGGAGGCCGCCGGCGTGGATACCGTCAAGGAGCTGAAGCACCGCAACGCCGCCAATCTCGCCGCCAGGATGAAAGAGGTGAACGAGGAAAAGAAACTCGTGCGCCAGGTGCCGGGCGAGGCATCGGTCGAAAAATGGGTCGAGCAGGCCAAGGCGCTGCCGCCGATGATGACCTACTGA
- a CDS encoding helicase HerA-like domain-containing protein has translation MLADDRIFIGGSTKAEYLHLKLANRHGLITGATGTGKTVSLQILAEGFSSAGVPVFCADVKGDLSGIAAAGEEKDFLEKRAGQIGFAEGYVYEAFPTMFWDLFGEKGHPIRTTVSEMGPLLLARLLDLNATQEGVLNVAFELADDEGLLLLDLKDLQSLLAHVAERSSELSRVYGNVSKASVGAIQRQLLVLDRQGGEAFFGEPALDIRDMMRTTRDGRGLVSVLAADRLMSSPRLYATFLLWLLSELFEELPEVGDPEKPRLVFFFDEAHLLFDEAPKALIEKVEQVVRLIRSKGVGVYFVTQNPLDVPDTVLAQLGNRIQHALRAYTPREQKAVRAAAQTFRPNSDLDTEQVIMELGVGEALVSTLEKKGVPSVVQRTLVRPPSSRLGPLSDDERREIVALSPLAGIYERIEDRDSAFEVLKRRAEEAARMEARQLEREAEEERRRGEPRRTRTGFQLPDFGRDDRPATRRQTNTRRSRSDSVVETAAKSVARSLGSALGRALVRGIMGSLKRGF, from the coding sequence GTGCTTGCAGACGACAGGATCTTCATCGGCGGTTCCACCAAGGCGGAATATCTTCACCTCAAACTGGCCAACCGGCACGGGCTGATCACCGGTGCGACCGGCACCGGCAAGACCGTTTCCCTGCAGATCCTCGCCGAGGGATTTTCCAGTGCCGGCGTGCCGGTGTTCTGCGCCGACGTGAAAGGCGACCTGTCCGGCATCGCGGCCGCGGGCGAGGAAAAGGACTTCCTGGAAAAGCGCGCCGGCCAGATCGGCTTTGCCGAGGGCTATGTCTACGAAGCCTTCCCGACGATGTTCTGGGATCTCTTCGGCGAGAAGGGCCATCCGATCCGCACCACCGTGTCGGAAATGGGGCCGCTGCTGCTCGCCCGCCTGCTCGATCTCAACGCGACGCAGGAGGGTGTGCTCAACGTCGCCTTCGAACTGGCCGACGACGAGGGCCTGCTGCTGCTGGATCTCAAGGACCTGCAGTCGCTGCTCGCCCATGTGGCAGAGCGTTCCTCGGAGCTGTCGCGGGTCTACGGCAACGTCTCCAAGGCTTCCGTCGGCGCGATCCAGCGCCAGCTTCTGGTGCTGGATCGCCAGGGCGGCGAGGCCTTCTTCGGCGAACCGGCCCTCGACATCCGCGACATGATGCGCACGACCCGCGACGGGCGCGGACTGGTCTCCGTGCTTGCCGCCGACAGGCTGATGAGCTCGCCGCGCCTCTACGCCACCTTCCTGCTCTGGCTCCTGTCGGAGCTCTTCGAGGAACTGCCCGAGGTCGGCGATCCCGAAAAGCCGCGGCTCGTCTTCTTTTTCGACGAGGCGCATCTTCTTTTCGACGAAGCGCCCAAGGCGCTGATCGAGAAGGTGGAACAGGTGGTGCGGCTGATCCGCTCCAAGGGCGTCGGCGTCTATTTCGTGACGCAGAACCCGCTCGACGTGCCCGATACCGTGCTCGCCCAGCTCGGCAACCGGATCCAGCATGCGCTCAGGGCCTATACGCCGCGCGAGCAAAAGGCCGTGCGCGCCGCCGCGCAGACCTTCCGTCCCAATTCCGATCTCGACACCGAACAGGTGATCATGGAGCTTGGTGTGGGCGAGGCGCTGGTCTCGACGCTTGAGAAAAAGGGCGTGCCGTCGGTCGTCCAGCGCACGCTGGTCCGCCCGCCGTCCTCGCGGCTTGGACCGCTCTCTGACGACGAACGCCGCGAGATCGTGGCGTTGAGCCCGCTCGCCGGGATCTACGAGCGCATCGAGGATCGCGACAGCGCCTTCGAGGTGCTCAAGCGCCGCGCCGAAGAGGCCGCGCGGATGGAGGCGCGCCAACTCGAGCGCGAAGCCGAAGAGGAACGCCGGCGCGGCGAACCGCGGCGCACGCGCACGGGCTTCCAGCTTCCCGACTTCGGCCGCGACGACCGGCCGGCAACGCGGCGGCAGACCAACACCCGCCGCTCGCGCAGCGACAGCGTGGTGGAGACGGCGGCGAAATCCGTCGCCCGTTCGCTCGGCTCCGCGCTTGGACGCGCGCTGGTGCGCGGCATCATGGGGTCGCTGAAACGCGGGTTTTGA
- a CDS encoding antitoxin Xre/MbcA/ParS toxin-binding domain-containing protein: MSSAQSNAQPASLIAELESLHRKAETLAISSPVDFHVERRLLDVLSLMGVADAEIDRVVFPGGRPEKIETAVQLSPEHSDRACRFARVVKFAEQVFGNHQKAFLWLRSPSKPLMGRSPIECIGTETGASAVEELLSRIDFGLAA, translated from the coding sequence ATGAGCTCTGCCCAGTCCAACGCGCAACCCGCTTCCCTGATTGCCGAACTGGAAAGCCTGCATCGCAAGGCGGAGACGCTGGCGATTTCATCGCCGGTTGATTTCCACGTCGAGCGTCGTTTGCTTGATGTCCTTTCCTTGATGGGTGTTGCGGATGCCGAAATCGACCGCGTGGTGTTTCCCGGAGGTCGCCCGGAGAAAATCGAGACGGCTGTACAGCTGTCGCCCGAACATTCCGACCGGGCCTGCCGGTTCGCGCGCGTTGTGAAGTTCGCGGAGCAGGTGTTCGGCAACCACCAAAAGGCGTTTCTCTGGCTGCGATCTCCCAGCAAGCCGCTGATGGGCCGGTCACCGATCGAGTGTATCGGCACGGAAACCGGTGCAAGCGCCGTGGAAGAGCTGCTGTCGCGGATCGACTTCGGATTGGCTGCCTGA
- a CDS encoding DUF3833 family protein codes for MLSVSRFFIALILSAATLAAPAALAASKPLVLEEYFRGRTVGNGVFESGIAGVRRDFRVVTHGTWNPRTFTLRLREDFRYDDGERDTKVWFFQKVAENRYIGTRSDVLNPVTITTGGSQISFDYAANVETGDGPVAVRFFDTLTLVDRRTLRNTADVMKYGLVIGTVDLTFKK; via the coding sequence ATGCTTTCCGTTTCCCGTTTTTTCATCGCCCTGATCCTGAGCGCTGCAACGCTTGCGGCGCCGGCCGCGCTTGCCGCCTCCAAGCCGCTGGTACTGGAGGAGTATTTTCGCGGACGAACCGTCGGCAACGGCGTGTTCGAAAGCGGCATCGCCGGGGTGCGGCGCGACTTCCGTGTGGTGACCCACGGCACCTGGAACCCGAGAACCTTCACGCTCAGACTGCGCGAGGATTTTCGCTACGACGACGGCGAGCGCGACACCAAGGTCTGGTTCTTTCAGAAAGTCGCGGAAAACCGCTACATCGGCACCCGTTCCGACGTGCTCAACCCGGTGACGATCACCACCGGCGGATCGCAGATCAGCTTCGACTATGCCGCCAATGTGGAGACCGGCGATGGTCCCGTCGCCGTGCGCTTCTTCGACACGCTCACGCTGGTCGATCGCCGGACCCTGCGCAACACCGCCGATGTGATGAAATACGGCCTCGTGATCGGAACCGTCGACCTCACCTTCAAGAAATAA
- a CDS encoding S9 family peptidase, with product MLKTNPSPAPRAEKRPVTATVHGIDRTDPYAWLRADNWQEVMRAPDTLDPAIRAYLEAENAYLEEGLADTSALQHTLFGEMKGRIKEDDSSVPTADGPFAYGVRFVTGGQHPKLVRIARDDIDAKAPTEELLIDGDKEAEGKAYFRLAGAMHSPDHDKLAWAFDDTGSEFYTLLIRDLASGEDLADRIPDTGGGGVWSACGRHVFYVRLDENHRPSKLFRHEIGSDPANDVLVYEEADAGFFMGVGKTQSGRFITIDIHDHETSEVHLIPADDPTAAPVCVAPRQTATEYSVEDDGGAQLVILTNAERSEDFRIVTAPVADTLAGKGRSVWTDLVPHKPGRLILSHTLYAKHMVRLEREDGLPRIVVRRLADGLEHAIAFDEEAYALGMADGYEFNTNRIRFTYSSMTTPSQVYDYDMETRARTLRKTQDVPSGHDPKDYVTRRIHAPAADGESVPVTLLYRADTPLDGSAPCLLYGYGSYGISMPAGFNTNCLSLADRGFVYAIAHVRGGKDKGFRWYADGRRETKTNTFTDFIAAARHLASERFTSAERIVAQGGSAGGMLMGAVANMAPDAFGGLIAEVPFVDVLNTMLDDTLPLTPPEWPEWGNPIASKEDYAYIAAYSPYDNVTAQAYPPILAVGGLTDPRVTYWEPAKWVARLRELRTNDAPLYLKTNMDAGHGGASGRFDRLKEVALVYAFALKVAGKA from the coding sequence ATGCTGAAGACAAACCCCTCCCCCGCCCCGCGCGCCGAAAAGCGTCCCGTCACCGCCACCGTCCACGGGATCGACCGCACCGACCCCTATGCCTGGCTCCGCGCCGACAACTGGCAGGAGGTGATGCGCGCGCCCGACACGCTGGATCCGGCGATCCGCGCCTATCTGGAGGCCGAAAACGCCTATCTGGAAGAAGGCCTCGCCGACACCTCCGCGCTGCAGCATACGCTCTTTGGCGAAATGAAGGGCCGGATCAAGGAAGACGACAGTTCGGTGCCGACCGCCGACGGACCGTTCGCCTATGGCGTGCGCTTCGTCACCGGCGGCCAGCATCCCAAGCTGGTGCGCATCGCCCGCGACGACATCGACGCGAAGGCCCCAACGGAAGAGCTGCTGATCGACGGCGACAAGGAGGCCGAGGGCAAGGCCTATTTCCGCCTCGCCGGCGCGATGCATTCGCCCGACCACGACAAGCTCGCCTGGGCCTTCGACGACACGGGCTCGGAGTTCTACACGCTGCTCATTCGCGATCTCGCCAGCGGCGAGGATCTCGCGGACCGCATTCCCGACACCGGCGGCGGCGGCGTCTGGTCCGCCTGCGGGCGCCATGTCTTCTATGTGCGGCTCGACGAGAACCACCGCCCGTCGAAACTGTTCCGCCACGAGATCGGCAGCGATCCGGCGAACGACGTGCTGGTCTATGAGGAGGCGGACGCGGGCTTCTTCATGGGAGTCGGCAAGACCCAGTCCGGCCGCTTCATCACCATCGACATCCACGATCACGAAACGTCGGAAGTCCATCTCATCCCCGCCGACGATCCGACGGCGGCCCCCGTGTGCGTCGCGCCGCGCCAGACGGCGACGGAATATTCGGTCGAGGACGACGGCGGCGCGCAGTTGGTGATCCTGACCAATGCCGAGCGATCGGAGGATTTCCGTATCGTCACCGCGCCCGTCGCGGACACGCTCGCCGGCAAGGGCCGCAGCGTGTGGACCGACCTTGTGCCGCACAAGCCCGGCCGGCTGATCCTGTCGCACACGCTCTACGCCAAGCACATGGTGCGGCTGGAGCGCGAGGACGGCCTGCCGCGCATCGTCGTGCGCCGTCTGGCCGACGGGCTGGAACATGCCATCGCCTTCGACGAGGAGGCTTATGCGCTCGGGATGGCGGACGGCTACGAATTCAACACCAACCGCATCCGCTTCACCTATTCGTCGATGACGACGCCGAGCCAGGTGTACGACTACGACATGGAGACGCGGGCGCGCACCCTGCGCAAGACCCAGGACGTGCCCTCCGGCCACGACCCGAAGGACTATGTCACCCGGCGCATCCATGCGCCCGCCGCCGATGGCGAGAGCGTGCCGGTGACGCTGCTTTACCGCGCCGACACGCCGCTCGACGGCAGCGCGCCCTGCCTGCTCTACGGCTATGGCTCCTACGGGATTTCCATGCCGGCGGGCTTCAACACCAATTGCCTGTCGCTGGCGGATCGCGGGTTCGTCTATGCCATCGCCCATGTGCGCGGCGGCAAGGACAAGGGCTTCCGCTGGTATGCCGACGGCCGGCGCGAGACCAAGACCAACACGTTCACCGACTTCATCGCGGCCGCGCGCCATCTGGCGAGCGAGCGCTTCACCTCGGCGGAGCGGATCGTCGCCCAGGGCGGTTCGGCCGGCGGCATGCTGATGGGCGCCGTCGCCAACATGGCACCCGACGCCTTTGGCGGGTTGATCGCGGAGGTGCCCTTCGTCGACGTGCTCAACACGATGCTCGACGACACGCTGCCGCTGACCCCGCCGGAATGGCCCGAGTGGGGCAATCCCATCGCCTCGAAAGAGGACTACGCCTATATCGCGGCCTATTCGCCCTATGACAATGTGACGGCGCAGGCCTATCCGCCGATCCTCGCCGTCGGCGGGCTGACCGACCCGCGCGTGACCTACTGGGAACCGGCGAAATGGGTGGCGCGGCTGAGGGAACTGCGCACAAACGACGCGCCGCTCTACCTCAAGACCAACATGGACGCCGGCCACGGCGGCGCCTCCGGTCGCTTCGACCGGCTGAAGGAAGTCGCGCTCGTCTATGCCTTTGCCCTGAAGGTCGCCGGCAAGGCGTAA
- a CDS encoding superoxide dismutase, translating to MAFELPDLPYAYDALGPYMSAETLEYHHDKHHQAYVTNGNNLLKDSGLEGKSLEEVVKESFGKNAGLFNNAGQHFNHLHFWNWMKPNGGGTSLPGGLAAKIDADLGGYDKFRSDFIAAGTTQFGSGWAWLAMKDGKLVIMKTPNGENPLVHGATPLLGVDVWEHSYYIDYRNARPKYLEAFVDNLVNWDYVDELFQAAS from the coding sequence ATGGCTTTCGAACTTCCCGACCTTCCCTACGCCTATGATGCGCTCGGTCCCTATATGTCGGCTGAAACGCTTGAGTATCACCACGACAAGCACCATCAGGCCTATGTCACCAACGGCAACAATCTGCTGAAGGACTCCGGTCTCGAAGGCAAGTCGCTGGAAGAGGTGGTCAAGGAAAGCTTCGGCAAGAATGCCGGCCTGTTCAACAATGCCGGCCAGCATTTCAACCATCTGCATTTCTGGAACTGGATGAAGCCGAATGGCGGCGGCACGTCGCTCCCCGGCGGTCTGGCGGCCAAGATCGACGCCGATCTCGGCGGCTACGACAAGTTCCGTTCCGATTTCATCGCCGCAGGCACGACGCAGTTCGGCTCCGGCTGGGCGTGGCTCGCCATGAAGGACGGCAAGCTCGTCATCATGAAGACCCCGAACGGCGAGAACCCGCTGGTGCATGGCGCCACACCGCTGCTCGGCGTCGATGTGTGGGAGCACTCCTATTACATCGACTACCGCAACGCGCGTCCGAAGTATCTGGAAGCCTTCGTCGACAACCTGGTCAACTGGGACTACGTCGACGAGCTGTTCCAGGCCGCGTCCTGA